The Cytobacillus oceanisediminis DNA segment GCAGTTAAATAATAAAAACCCATTCTCCAGGAGGATTCATCAACATGAAGAATTTTTTTATACGCTTATTTGGTAAGAGACGCCGCGGATTTGAGGTTCTGGAAGAGTTTGATCGCTGGTTTGAACAAGGTTATGTGAAAACACCTAATCGCAAGACACACCGTTCAGCTGGCTATGACATTTGTTCCATCGGTGACTATGTAGTTCCGCCAGGAAGCAAAGTGGCCATTGATACAGGATTGACAGCTTATATGAAGCCAAACGAGTTTCTTGCGATTGTTGTCAGGAGCGGGCTGGCGTTTAATCACAACCTTACTCTCCAGAATTCCATTGCAATCATCGACTCGGATTACTATGGAAACCATATCAGGATTCTGCTACGCAATGAAGGGACGACTCCCTTTATGGTCAAGACAGGTGACCGCATTGCACAAGGAATTTTTCTTCCATACCTTGCAACGGATAATGATCATACGCAGGAAAGGGAAGAACGAGTCGGCGGGTTCGGCAGCACCGGACAAGCGGCATAATGAGGTGAGTATTTGACAGGCAAAGAAAGAAGCGATGAATTGCGAAGGCAGTTTGCTTCTGTAAAAGTCATGTATCATCAATCTCCACGAAAGAAAGTTCAACAAGAAGCGAGGAAATTTCAACATGATTATATTGGGATTCGAGGGGCTCGACAAATCGGGCAAAAGAACTCAATCAGAGCTCTTACATCAATCATTATACGAACGTGGTTTTGAAGTAGTTAAATCTGAATTTCACAACTACTCTTCCCCAACCGGGCAGTTAATCCGGAAGTTCCTGGACGGGGAATACCAACCGAACCAACTGGCCATTGAGGCGATTATGGCTGCCGATAAATATGCGCAGCTGGATTGGTTTAATGAGCTTGCAGAAAAAACCGATGTCCTGATACTCGACCGCTATCTTACAAGCCAATGTGTCTATAGCCATGCCAATGGAATAGACATTGATTTCACCACAAACATGCTTCAGTATATGCCGCCTGCTGATTTCCAGTTCTACTTGGACATCGAAGCGGAAGAGTCCATGAAAAGAAAAGGCGAGCATGGTGAGAATGACCTATATGAGAGCAACCTTGATTTACTAAATAAAGCCCGCCAGCTTTATCTGAAGTATATGCACCTGGAAGTATTGGACAATAAAGGCATGATTTTAGATGCCACAAAGACTCCGCAGGATTTGCACAGTTTGATACTTGATCGCACTCTTTCCCTTTTGGGCAAGGAGGTGCAGGAAGCATGATCCCTTTAATAGATATGTCCAAAGATCAATGGACAGAGTATCGAGATAATCTCAGCAGAGATGTGAAAAGCATCCATATCCCCACAGATGTAAACCCCAAATCAGCCATCAGCATCCTTTCCAAAATTGACAGCATTTACTCTAACCTTCGGCTGCATTTTTCCGACCTGAAATCATCCAAAGAACGTATCGATTTAATGGTAAAAGAAATCGAGCGGGTAGGGCTCCAGGGCAAAAATGAAGACGAGCGTAAGCGGAATGCTGCTCTTGAAGTCAGAAAGATTACAACGGAAGCTGGTTTCACCCTGTATGACTTGCAGAGGGAATCGACTGAGCGCTATATGGCCATCGAGGGGATATTGGATGTATTAATTAATAAGCAAAATCGCCTTATCACTATAAATGGACTGCTAAAACTCGATAAAGATTTGATGGTATCCAGTGATTCCTTCGCTTACATGGGAGGATCTCGATGATTGCCTGGTTAAAGAACGAGTTCGATTGGTATGGCAGAGGTTTTAAATGGTACAGAAAAAGGGAGGGCGGGATTTGGTACAAGGTTTATATTTCGGGACATCCTTACTTGACAATTTGGATCCGGAAACATGAATTGATGTCTAATCTAATAGTCATGGAGACAGAATCCCACCCTTACAAATGGATGATTTAAAGAGGGGAGGGGAACGGCATTCATTACATCATCAGTGATCATGCCATCAAGAGATACAAGAAAAGGATCGGCGGACGGACGACAGCAAGAAAAAGGGTAATTCGCCAGATTAATAAAGACCTTGACCGTGATGTTCAGGAGCGGAAAAAATCCTATGTGGAAAACCACTATATATTGGTCACTTCCCGCTATCGGGCAGTATGCTGCGGAAGGGTAGTTGTGACCATTACATTGCCAAATGAAGATTTAGATGGCTTTGAAGTTAATGAGGAGTTGTTGGCCGTT contains these protein-coding regions:
- the tmk gene encoding dTMP kinase, with protein sequence MIILGFEGLDKSGKRTQSELLHQSLYERGFEVVKSEFHNYSSPTGQLIRKFLDGEYQPNQLAIEAIMAADKYAQLDWFNELAEKTDVLILDRYLTSQCVYSHANGIDIDFTTNMLQYMPPADFQFYLDIEAEESMKRKGEHGENDLYESNLDLLNKARQLYLKYMHLEVLDNKGMILDATKTPQDLHSLILDRTLSLLGKEVQEA
- the dut gene encoding dUTP diphosphatase encodes the protein MKNFFIRLFGKRRRGFEVLEEFDRWFEQGYVKTPNRKTHRSAGYDICSIGDYVVPPGSKVAIDTGLTAYMKPNEFLAIVVRSGLAFNHNLTLQNSIAIIDSDYYGNHIRILLRNEGTTPFMVKTGDRIAQGIFLPYLATDNDHTQEREERVGGFGSTGQAA